One window of Campylobacter avium LMG 24591 genomic DNA carries:
- a CDS encoding polyprenyl synthetase family protein codes for MNLKALFAEHLSKNLPYIDSFHPFFNEALARMLIVGGKHFRAQLLLTVVSCKKNQMLDVALDAALALEFIHTYSLIHDDLPAMDNADLRRGEQTLHKRYDETTAILVGDALNTEAFLVLSKLKVKDSIKVALIQTLAYNAGLNGMVLGQAIDCYFENKKLNLEELKFLHTHKTGRLIAASLKMASLLCELEEKKCSLLYEFGLKIGLVFQINDDIIDYTMDETQLGKPSKNDVNKNSFVNLLGLEGAKTAKEKLLNECKEDLRSIDKDIAPSLLELIQIYL; via the coding sequence GTGAATTTAAAAGCTCTATTTGCTGAGCATTTATCAAAGAATTTACCTTATATTGACAGCTTTCATCCATTTTTTAATGAAGCACTTGCAAGAATGCTCATAGTGGGCGGGAAGCACTTTAGAGCACAGCTTTTATTAACTGTGGTCTCTTGTAAGAAAAATCAAATGCTTGATGTTGCCTTAGACGCGGCCTTGGCTTTGGAATTTATACATACATATTCTTTAATACATGATGATTTGCCGGCTATGGATAATGCTGATTTAAGGCGAGGAGAACAAACCCTACACAAAAGATACGACGAAACAACGGCTATCTTAGTGGGCGATGCCTTAAATACCGAGGCTTTTTTAGTGCTTTCAAAACTCAAGGTAAAAGATAGCATAAAAGTGGCTTTGATACAAACTCTAGCTTATAATGCAGGGCTTAATGGCATGGTGCTGGGACAAGCAATTGACTGTTATTTTGAAAACAAAAAGCTAAATTTAGAAGAGCTTAAATTCCTGCACACACACAAAACAGGAAGGCTGATAGCAGCTTCGCTTAAAATGGCCTCTTTGCTTTGCGAATTAGAGGAAAAAAAATGCTCTTTGTTGTATGAATTTGGCTTAAAAATAGGACTTGTCTTTCAAATCAATGATGACATTATAGATTACACGATGGATGAAACGCAGCTTGGAAAACCGAGCAAAAATGATGTTAATAAAAACTCATTTGTGAATTTATTAGGACTTGAAGGTGCGAAAACAGCCAAAGAAAAGCTACTAAATGAATGCAAAGAGGACTTAAGAAGCATTGATAAAGATATAGCGCCCTCCTTGCTAGAACTTATACAAATATACCTATAA
- a CDS encoding ABC transporter permease, which produces MLEIKQEPKETVFVISKKWDKFSVVDYENKSFDIDKPCVVFDFSNLSSIDMAAIRFFLSLEHNFTQNGKTVKFQGLDEKNQALFKLCKKYYKAYSIDSKSKKSENFFVLLGSSVCAYASSLKDFITFTGFVLFALYKSCLDFRKIRFKAFLYHVEHSALNASGIIALTSLLVGVVLAYQAAYQLERFGANIFIVDLVGISATREIAPLIAAIVIAGRSASSYTAQIGVMKISDEINAMRTMGFHPIYFVVLPRVLALTFSMPLIVAFADAVSIFGGMLVADLNLGINYVEFIRRFKEAIDVKHIIIGIAKAPMFGFLIGLIACYRGLGVKNTTESIGIYTTKSVVNAIFWVIAFDAIFSIFLTQAGI; this is translated from the coding sequence ATGCTTGAAATCAAACAAGAACCCAAGGAAACAGTGTTTGTAATCAGCAAAAAGTGGGATAAATTCTCGGTTGTGGATTATGAAAACAAAAGCTTTGATATTGATAAACCTTGCGTTGTCTTTGATTTTTCAAACTTAAGCAGCATAGACATGGCTGCAATTCGCTTTTTTTTATCCTTAGAACATAATTTTACGCAAAATGGCAAGACCGTTAAATTCCAAGGACTTGATGAAAAAAATCAAGCCCTTTTTAAACTATGTAAAAAATACTATAAAGCATACAGCATAGACAGCAAAAGCAAAAAAAGTGAAAATTTTTTCGTTCTTTTAGGAAGTAGCGTTTGTGCTTATGCCTCATCTTTAAAAGACTTTATCACATTTACCGGTTTTGTGCTCTTTGCTCTTTATAAATCATGCCTAGATTTTAGAAAAATTCGCTTTAAAGCCTTTTTGTATCATGTGGAGCACAGTGCCTTAAATGCAAGCGGCATAATAGCCTTAACTTCTTTATTGGTAGGGGTTGTTTTAGCATATCAAGCAGCGTATCAGCTAGAGCGTTTTGGGGCAAATATTTTCATAGTTGATTTGGTGGGAATTTCAGCCACAAGAGAGATAGCTCCTTTAATAGCTGCTATAGTTATAGCCGGACGCAGTGCGAGTTCTTACACGGCGCAAATTGGCGTTATGAAGATAAGTGATGAGATAAATGCGATGAGAACCATGGGTTTTCATCCTATTTATTTCGTTGTTTTGCCTCGTGTTTTAGCACTTACATTTTCCATGCCTTTAATAGTAGCCTTTGCAGACGCGGTTAGTATCTTTGGCGGAATGCTTGTTGCTGATTTAAATTTAGGCATAAACTATGTTGAATTTATACGCAGGTTCAAAGAAGCTATAGACGTAAAACATATAATCATAGGCATTGCAAAAGCCCCTATGTTTGGCTTTTTAATAGGCCTTATAGCTTGCTACAGAGGACTTGGCGTGAAAAACACAACAGAAAGCATAGGAATTTACACCACAAAAAGCGTTGTAAATGCTATCTTTTGGGTGATAGCCTTTGACGCTATTTTTTCTATATTTTTAACTCAGGCTGGCATATGA
- a CDS encoding flagellar FLiS export co-chaperone — protein MSKELEILKKHLGDVAGRSSFDAKTLSSQISDANDFIGALQVLNMSLKKISKNIKDRIINELSQEEKRNLDAQSSQLIQNCSFMGENLFDNIFTVNIGSQIFSFEIQNPLLILEKSDFNGVLSYIDDKKEEIDTLLDSIAIAIENNSAGFGFDNKASYENFDFTNLFR, from the coding sequence ATGAGCAAAGAACTTGAAATTTTAAAGAAACACTTAGGCGATGTTGCTGGACGTTCTAGTTTTGATGCGAAAACTCTTAGCTCACAAATAAGTGATGCAAATGATTTCATAGGTGCCTTACAAGTGCTTAACATGTCTTTAAAAAAGATTAGTAAAAACATAAAAGATAGGATTATTAACGAACTTAGCCAAGAGGAAAAAAGAAACCTCGATGCACAAAGCTCGCAGCTTATACAAAATTGTTCTTTCATGGGAGAGAATTTGTTTGATAATATCTTTACGGTAAATATAGGCTCGCAGATTTTTTCTTTTGAAATTCAAAACCCACTTTTAATCTTAGAAAAAAGCGATTTTAACGGGGTTTTATCCTATATAGACGATAAGAAAGAAGAAATTGATACATTGCTAGACTCCATAGCCATAGCTATAGAAAATAATTCTGCTGGCTTTGGCTTTGATAATAAAGCATCTTATGAGAATTTTGACTTTACAAATCTTTTTAGATAA
- a CDS encoding sulfate/molybdate ABC transporter ATP-binding protein codes for MIKIKIKHPLNTANGKVLLDFDKEIKSGDFVAIFGESGAGKTTILRIIAGLLEPEYGFISVDDELWLDTEKKFSLNVQKRRVGFVFQDYALFPNLTVAQNLAYALTSKKDKAKVDEFLELTRLSELKNSYPSKLSGGQCQRVALARALIREPKILLLDEPLSALDYKMRIFFQDELLKLYEHFKLTSLLVSHDIAEIYRLAKRVIELKNAAVVKDCAISEFFSKNDLSAKLQLRATVLEIKKADILMVLTILLGTQVAKISLSKHDFEKRYKNLRVGDTIQISQKAFNPLITSLED; via the coding sequence ATGATAAAAATCAAGATAAAACATCCTTTAAACACAGCAAACGGCAAGGTTTTGCTAGACTTCGATAAAGAGATAAAAAGCGGGGATTTTGTAGCCATTTTTGGAGAAAGTGGGGCTGGCAAAACTACTATTTTAAGGATAATAGCTGGCCTTTTAGAGCCAGAGTACGGCTTTATAAGTGTAGATGATGAACTTTGGCTTGATACAGAAAAAAAATTCAGCCTAAACGTGCAAAAAAGGAGGGTTGGTTTTGTATTTCAAGACTATGCTTTGTTTCCAAATTTAACCGTGGCACAAAATTTAGCCTATGCTTTAACTTCCAAAAAAGACAAGGCAAAGGTGGATGAATTTTTAGAACTCACAAGGCTTAGCGAACTCAAAAACTCATATCCTAGCAAGCTATCAGGCGGGCAGTGTCAAAGAGTGGCCTTGGCTAGAGCTTTGATACGAGAGCCTAAAATTTTACTGCTTGATGAGCCTCTGTCAGCACTTGATTATAAGATGAGAATATTTTTTCAAGATGAGCTTTTAAAGCTTTATGAGCATTTTAAACTTACAAGTTTGCTAGTAAGCCATGATATAGCTGAAATTTATAGACTAGCAAAAAGGGTGATAGAGCTTAAAAATGCCGCTGTTGTTAAGGACTGTGCTATAAGTGAGTTTTTTAGCAAAAATGATTTAAGCGCAAAATTGCAACTAAGAGCTACCGTGCTTGAGATAAAAAAGGCTGATATACTGATGGTTTTAACAATTTTGCTTGGAACGCAGGTAGCAAAGATAAGCCTTAGTAAGCATGATTTTGAGAAAAGATATAAAAATTTAAGGGTAGGAGATACGATACAAATAAGCCAAAAGGCTTTTAATCCCCTAATCACTAGCTTAGAGGATTAA
- a CDS encoding TOBE domain-containing protein codes for MNELEASFVGLEEEGCLSFVTARVDDCNFYILMLEAKALLEKANKIKLLFNENELLLFRNGELSSAENVFKARISDIKKGKILWQVFLSFNKHSLSAVVSAKQGILLDLKKDMQVSCHLKASDIMLKVV; via the coding sequence ATGAACGAACTTGAAGCTAGTTTTGTAGGCTTAGAAGAAGAGGGCTGCCTTAGTTTTGTTACTGCTAGGGTTGATGACTGTAATTTTTATATCCTAATGCTTGAGGCCAAAGCCTTGCTAGAAAAAGCTAATAAAATAAAGCTCTTGTTTAATGAAAATGAGCTTTTACTCTTTAGAAATGGCGAGCTAAGCTCTGCTGAAAATGTTTTTAAGGCAAGAATTAGCGATATAAAAAAAGGCAAAATTTTATGGCAGGTTTTTTTGAGTTTTAACAAACATTCTTTGAGTGCTGTTGTAAGTGCAAAACAAGGCATTTTGCTTGACTTAAAAAAGGATATGCAAGTTTCTTGTCATCTAAAAGCTAGCGATATAATGCTAAAGGTTGTATAG
- a CDS encoding MlaD family protein, which produces MENKAKYFWVGIFVFGIFFASLFVLIWLNGFSSKQNFTYYQIFIKESVSGLGLKAPVRLLGVEIGSVEDLSLYKADNGDTLVKILIKVKEGAPIYTSTIASLGLQGITGLKYVELTNDEQKPKEPLVSSNSQPPTIKAKESLFASIGKQSDRIFDLIDFTNESMRQLFSQQNLNNISNSLKTLNAAISNINSMAKRVEQASVAVARFAEDSVNTLKDYDKVSFLLANNLSALQELLVTITEFAKQLEQSPSDIFFKGTKTKPAPGE; this is translated from the coding sequence ATGGAAAATAAAGCTAAGTATTTTTGGGTAGGCATCTTTGTATTTGGAATTTTCTTTGCGTCTTTATTTGTGCTGATTTGGCTTAACGGCTTTTCATCAAAGCAAAATTTTACTTATTATCAAATTTTTATCAAAGAATCAGTTTCTGGGCTTGGTTTAAAAGCACCTGTTAGGCTGCTTGGGGTTGAGATTGGCAGCGTTGAGGATTTATCTTTATATAAGGCAGATAACGGCGATACCTTGGTTAAAATTTTAATAAAAGTAAAAGAAGGAGCGCCTATTTACACATCCACTATTGCTTCTTTGGGACTACAAGGCATAACAGGGCTTAAGTATGTAGAGCTTACAAATGATGAGCAAAAGCCTAAAGAGCCTTTGGTCTCGTCAAATTCGCAGCCCCCTACTATAAAGGCAAAGGAAAGCTTGTTCGCCTCCATTGGCAAGCAAAGCGATAGAATTTTTGATTTGATTGATTTTACAAATGAAAGCATGAGGCAGCTTTTTAGCCAGCAAAATTTAAATAATATCTCAAACAGCTTAAAAACCCTAAATGCAGCCATTAGCAACATAAATTCTATGGCAAAAAGAGTTGAGCAAGCATCCGTTGCGGTGGCTAGGTTTGCAGAAGATAGCGTAAATACGCTAAAAGATTACGATAAGGTAAGTTTTTTGCTAGCTAATAATCTAAGCGCTTTACAAGAATTGCTAGTGACCATAACTGAATTTGCCAAACAATTAGAGCAAAGTCCTTCTGATATATTTTTCAAAGGCACGAAAACAAAACCAGCACCTGGAGAATGA
- the modB gene encoding molybdate ABC transporter permease subunit, which yields MDFLNESDFLQTLILTFKLAFITTFLLLFVGIFLAYILVFKDFVFKTLLQVIVFMPLVLPPSVLGFYFLISFSPMSAFGGFLMQNFNIKLVFNFEGLVLASMIFSLPFMLSPIQSAFAQVPKNLIECSYTLGKGKISTLLRIIIPNSKLGIIGGCIIAFAHTVGEFGVVMMIGGHIKGETLLASIAIYDELEARNYTLAHQYAFTLSALSFMLLLALFYINKKINAKLI from the coding sequence GTGGATTTTTTAAATGAGAGTGATTTTTTACAAACCCTTATCCTTACTTTTAAATTAGCATTTATAACTACCTTTTTGCTTTTATTTGTGGGCATATTTTTGGCCTATATTTTGGTTTTTAAAGACTTTGTTTTTAAGACCTTGCTGCAAGTCATAGTTTTTATGCCCTTGGTTTTGCCTCCCTCTGTGCTTGGCTTTTATTTTTTGATAAGTTTTTCGCCTATGAGTGCTTTTGGGGGCTTTTTAATGCAAAATTTCAATATCAAGCTAGTTTTTAATTTCGAAGGTCTTGTTCTAGCCTCTATGATCTTTTCTTTGCCCTTTATGCTAAGCCCTATACAAAGTGCTTTTGCGCAGGTTCCTAAGAATTTGATAGAATGCTCTTACACTCTTGGCAAGGGCAAAATTTCAACATTGCTTAGAATTATCATACCAAATTCAAAGCTAGGCATTATAGGCGGTTGTATAATAGCCTTTGCTCACACTGTCGGTGAATTTGGAGTTGTTATGATGATTGGCGGGCATATTAAAGGAGAAACCTTGCTTGCTAGCATAGCTATATATGATGAGCTTGAAGCTAGGAATTACACCCTAGCACACCAATACGCCTTTACCTTGTCTGCACTTTCTTTCATGCTCTTGCTCGCCTTGTTTTATATAAATAAAAAAATAAATGCGAAACTAATATGA
- a CDS encoding ABC-type transport auxiliary lipoprotein family protein → MKKFLLSFLFLFFSACSFKPDVVEEPTAHSLHINEAKVKTDSYKSKKSLQILSIQSPFYLKTNKIYYRQGSVFGKYAKHVFSDSPVNFLEAKLKRYFENSKLFSAVMLANTSANVDYLLELDLESFEKLYKEEGKVYVESRVNFSLIEAKSNKILEQRVVIFEHRIGPPDNIEQTIITFNNVLNKMAAYIATHLEEVIKNLE, encoded by the coding sequence ATGAAAAAATTTTTACTAAGCTTTTTGTTTTTATTTTTTAGTGCTTGTTCTTTTAAACCGGATGTGGTTGAAGAGCCAACAGCACATAGTTTGCACATAAACGAAGCAAAGGTTAAAACAGATTCGTATAAAAGTAAAAAGAGTTTGCAAATTCTAAGCATACAATCACCCTTTTATCTTAAAACAAACAAAATTTACTACAGGCAAGGCTCTGTGTTTGGTAAATACGCAAAACACGTTTTTTCTGATTCACCTGTAAATTTTTTAGAAGCCAAGCTTAAGAGGTATTTTGAAAATTCTAAGCTCTTTAGTGCTGTTATGTTAGCTAATACAAGTGCTAATGTTGATTATCTCTTAGAACTTGACCTAGAAAGCTTTGAAAAGCTATATAAAGAAGAAGGAAAAGTATATGTAGAAAGCAGGGTAAACTTTAGCTTAATAGAAGCAAAAAGTAACAAAATTTTAGAGCAAAGGGTCGTGATATTTGAGCATAGAATAGGACCGCCAGATAACATAGAACAAACAATTATAACATTCAATAATGTTTTAAATAAAATGGCAGCTTATATAGCTACACACCTTGAAGAAGTAATTAAAAACTTGGAATAA
- a CDS encoding PDZ domain-containing protein, with amino-acid sequence MRFVLLFLAFLSFSFAVERPRLEDFVACFNKNKASVFIYEGMNAFALSENLLAVVKNPNTKLNKYVKYDPFLNLYLVRTEFSLIPTNMYDEQNLTRNDWVGIIDPTNAYIGHLKYLAQDINERDRLDFATKVGQLSTPCCNMLGIALADGSFIGNRYLKHFMKYNDVYWGDIGVDFTVRNNKIYVEKVRNSGQFLVNDEIVSVDDVPANDIRKLNEKILFADRGSTLYFKILRDNADVNVSVMVSPKELTGLALEQNSNNNKKTVVTVKNNDYRSNLGFSLRNNLVVSKIEANSNASRAGLLVGDKILRINNQIVRDTNSVQRILASGTEFNILISRSSKNLPKIGSSASSKGDGEFQFFVRLVK; translated from the coding sequence ATGAGATTTGTATTATTATTTTTGGCATTTCTAAGCTTTAGTTTTGCCGTTGAAAGACCAAGACTTGAGGACTTTGTCGCTTGTTTTAACAAAAACAAAGCAAGTGTTTTTATCTACGAGGGAATGAACGCCTTTGCCTTGAGCGAAAATTTGCTAGCTGTTGTTAAAAATCCAAACACAAAGCTTAATAAATATGTAAAATACGACCCTTTTTTAAATTTATATCTCGTAAGAACTGAATTTAGCCTCATACCTACAAATATGTACGATGAGCAAAATTTAACTAGAAATGATTGGGTGGGCATAATTGACCCTACAAATGCTTACATAGGGCATTTAAAATACCTAGCACAAGATATAAACGAAAGAGACAGGCTAGACTTCGCAACTAAGGTTGGCCAGCTTAGCACGCCGTGTTGCAATATGCTTGGCATTGCCTTGGCTGATGGTTCTTTTATAGGAAATCGCTACTTAAAGCATTTTATGAAATACAATGATGTTTATTGGGGCGATATAGGGGTTGATTTCACGGTTAGAAACAACAAAATTTATGTAGAAAAAGTTAGGAATTCAGGGCAGTTTTTAGTAAATGATGAGATAGTAAGCGTGGATGATGTTCCGGCAAATGATATTAGAAAGCTTAATGAAAAGATTTTATTTGCCGACAGAGGCTCGACATTATATTTTAAAATTCTAAGAGATAACGCAGATGTAAATGTCTCTGTTATGGTTTCGCCTAAGGAGCTAACAGGGCTTGCTTTAGAGCAAAATTCTAACAATAATAAAAAGACAGTAGTTACTGTTAAAAACAACGACTACCGCTCAAATTTAGGCTTTAGTCTAAGAAACAATCTTGTGGTAAGCAAGATAGAAGCAAATTCAAACGCCTCAAGGGCTGGGCTTTTGGTTGGCGATAAAATTCTAAGGATTAACAACCAGATAGTAAGAGATACAAATTCCGTGCAAAGAATCCTAGCAAGTGGGACGGAGTTTAACATACTCATCTCAAGATCAAGCAAGAATTTACCAAAGATAGGCTCTAGTGCTAGTTCGAAGGGAGACGGTGAATTTCAATTCTTCGTAAGGTTAGTGAAGTGA
- the modA gene encoding molybdate ABC transporter substrate-binding protein encodes MRKTLFVFTFFLFALSANAEKITVFVASSASNALKEVKDEFLKTRNKDDIELVFGASGKHYQLLKEGREFDMFFSADTAYAEQIYKDSLALTRPAVYALGVVALYSLDENLIKDGITSLVKQGQKIKHLSIANPKVAPYGVAATEALEKTKIYDVFKNKIVLGDNISQPVIHVDTGVAEVGIVAYSLVSAVNKPKGKALVIDNSLFSPLEQSFVITSYAKGTKKDLALAFYDFVLSDKGKEIIKKYGFNTK; translated from the coding sequence TTTGTTGCCTCATCAGCTTCTAATGCCTTAAAAGAAGTAAAAGATGAGTTTTTAAAGACTAGAAACAAAGATGATATAGAGCTAGTTTTTGGGGCCTCAGGCAAGCATTATCAGCTTTTAAAAGAAGGACGTGAATTTGATATGTTTTTCTCGGCTGACACAGCTTATGCTGAGCAAATTTATAAGGATTCTTTAGCGCTAACAAGGCCTGCAGTGTATGCTTTGGGCGTTGTGGCTCTTTATTCTCTTGATGAAAATTTGATAAAAGATGGTATAACTTCCTTAGTAAAACAAGGGCAAAAAATCAAACATCTAAGCATAGCAAATCCAAAGGTAGCACCTTATGGGGTAGCAGCTACCGAGGCCTTAGAAAAGACAAAGATTTATGATGTATTTAAAAATAAAATCGTCTTAGGAGATAATATTTCCCAGCCCGTAATTCATGTAGATACAGGAGTGGCAGAAGTTGGCATAGTAGCGTATTCTTTAGTGTCTGCTGTTAATAAACCTAAGGGTAAGGCCCTTGTTATCGATAATTCTTTATTTTCTCCTTTAGAGCAGTCTTTTGTCATCACAAGCTACGCAAAGGGCACTAAAAAGGACTTAGCACTTGCTTTTTATGACTTTGTTTTGTCGGATAAAGGAAAAGAAATCATCAAAAAATACGGCTTTAATACCAAATGA
- the tkt gene encoding transketolase — translation MLQKQANTLRFLSADMVQEANSGHPGAALGLADILTALSYHLKHNPKNPSWLNRDRIVFSGGHISALIYSFLHLSGYDISLNDLKNFRQLYSKTPGHPELITPGIEIATGPLGQGLANAVGFAMAAKKAAKLLGEDLINHNVYCLCGDGDLQEGISYEACSLASLHKLDNLIIIYDSNGISIEGDVKIAFNEDVSLRFKAQGFEVFEIDGHDFKQIDEALKKAKRSLKPSLIIAKTTIAKNALELEGSHHSHGAPLGSELIQRAKKASGFDPNKTFFVPDDVRLRFESAIELGDLEEAKWKAELEKSDKKDLLERLLNPNFDEINYPDFDFSKDMATRDSNFEILNAIAKNLEGFLGGSADLAPSNKTELKGMGDFVEGKNIHYGIREHAMAAINNAFARYGLFLPFSATFFVFSEYLKPAARMAALMKLKHFFIFTHDSIGVGEDGPTHQPIEQLSTFRAMPNFLSFRVANAYENLKAWQIALKSEFPCAFILSRQKLKALSKPIFGDVENGAYLLKEDANPKFTLLASGSELALCMSVAEKLNENNIGCNVVSMPCFELFEKQDEAYKQRLLKSKVVGVEALHSLELYKFCDELYIMQSFGESGKDSDVFAHFGFNIEKLYEYLLRL, via the coding sequence ATGTTACAAAAACAAGCAAATACATTAAGATTTTTAAGTGCTGACATGGTGCAAGAAGCAAACAGCGGACACCCAGGAGCCGCACTTGGCTTAGCAGATATTTTAACAGCCTTATCGTATCACCTAAAACATAATCCCAAAAACCCAAGCTGGCTAAACAGAGATAGGATAGTATTTTCAGGAGGCCACATCTCTGCTTTGATTTATAGTTTTTTACATCTAAGTGGCTATGATATAAGCTTAAATGATTTAAAGAACTTTAGACAACTATACTCAAAAACTCCAGGACACCCAGAGCTTATCACTCCGGGCATTGAGATTGCAACAGGTCCTTTGGGGCAAGGTCTTGCAAATGCTGTTGGCTTTGCTATGGCTGCGAAAAAGGCTGCTAAGCTTTTGGGTGAGGATTTGATAAATCATAATGTGTACTGTCTTTGCGGAGATGGGGATTTGCAAGAGGGAATTTCGTACGAAGCCTGTTCTTTAGCCTCTTTGCACAAACTTGACAACCTTATAATAATTTATGATAGCAATGGAATTTCCATCGAAGGAGATGTTAAAATCGCTTTTAATGAGGATGTTTCCTTGAGATTTAAGGCACAAGGCTTTGAGGTTTTTGAAATAGATGGACATGATTTTAAGCAAATAGATGAAGCCTTAAAAAAGGCCAAAAGAAGCTTAAAACCTAGTTTGATCATAGCAAAAACTACAATCGCAAAAAATGCCCTAGAGCTTGAAGGCTCTCATCACAGTCACGGAGCGCCTCTAGGAAGCGAGCTTATACAAAGGGCTAAAAAGGCTAGTGGTTTTGACCCTAACAAAACTTTTTTTGTGCCAGATGATGTAAGGCTTAGATTTGAAAGTGCTATTGAACTTGGCGATTTAGAAGAAGCAAAATGGAAAGCAGAACTTGAAAAATCAGATAAAAAAGACTTGCTAGAAAGGCTTTTAAATCCAAATTTTGATGAAATTAACTACCCAGATTTTGATTTCTCTAAGGATATGGCCACTAGAGATAGCAATTTTGAAATTTTAAATGCCATAGCTAAAAATTTGGAAGGATTTTTAGGCGGTTCTGCTGATTTAGCCCCTTCAAATAAAACAGAACTTAAAGGCATGGGAGATTTTGTAGAGGGTAAAAATATACATTATGGTATAAGAGAACACGCAATGGCTGCGATTAATAATGCCTTTGCTAGATACGGGCTTTTCTTGCCTTTTTCGGCTACCTTTTTTGTTTTTAGTGAGTATTTAAAACCTGCTGCTAGAATGGCTGCACTTATGAAATTAAAGCATTTTTTCATCTTTACTCACGATAGTATAGGAGTTGGAGAAGATGGTCCTACTCATCAGCCTATAGAGCAGTTAAGCACCTTTAGAGCCATGCCAAATTTCCTAAGTTTTAGAGTGGCAAATGCTTATGAGAATTTAAAAGCTTGGCAAATAGCATTAAAAAGCGAATTTCCTTGCGCATTTATACTTTCAAGACAAAAATTAAAGGCTTTAAGCAAGCCTATTTTTGGCGATGTTGAAAACGGAGCTTATTTGCTAAAAGAAGATGCCAATCCTAAATTTACGCTACTAGCAAGTGGTTCTGAGCTTGCTTTGTGCATGAGTGTTGCTGAAAAATTAAATGAAAATAATATAGGCTGCAATGTAGTATCCATGCCTTGTTTTGAGCTTTTTGAAAAGCAAGATGAGGCTTATAAACAAAGATTGTTAAAGTCTAAGGTTGTGGGCGTGGAAGCCTTGCATTCACTTGAACTTTATAAATTTTGCGATGAGCTTTACATTATGCAAAGTTTTGGAGAAAGCGGCAAGGATAGCGATGTTTTCGCTCATTTTGGCTTTAACATAGAAAAGCTTTATGAATATTTGCTCAGGCTTTAA
- a CDS encoding ABC transporter ATP-binding protein gives MKVIEARHINTKFEDKLIHKDLNFFVNENEIFGILGGSGAGKSVLLRQMLALDECQSGEYIILGKNLNKITEEESLKLKQSWGVVFQFGALFSFFTVFENIALPLREYTKLSELSIKELVYMKLKMSGLDESVAKLYPSELSGGMVKRVAIARALVLDSKLLFLDEPTSGLDPQSSREFDELILSLKEGLNLSIVMVTHDKESMRNTLDRFLILQNRQIAFMGTHEELLKQDKELYNKFMG, from the coding sequence ATGAAAGTCATTGAAGCAAGGCATATTAACACCAAATTTGAGGATAAATTAATACACAAGGATTTAAATTTCTTTGTAAATGAAAATGAAATTTTTGGAATTTTGGGCGGAAGCGGTGCTGGAAAATCGGTGCTTTTAAGGCAGATGTTAGCACTTGATGAGTGCCAAAGTGGAGAATACATCATCTTGGGCAAGAACTTAAATAAAATTACTGAGGAGGAAAGTTTAAAGCTTAAGCAAAGTTGGGGAGTGGTTTTTCAATTTGGTGCTTTATTTAGTTTTTTTACAGTCTTTGAAAATATAGCCTTGCCGCTTAGAGAATACACAAAACTTAGCGAACTTTCAATCAAAGAGCTTGTCTATATGAAGCTTAAAATGTCCGGGCTTGATGAAAGTGTTGCAAAGCTTTATCCAAGCGAGCTAAGCGGGGGCATGGTAAAAAGGGTAGCCATAGCAAGAGCCTTGGTGCTTGATTCTAAGCTTTTGTTCTTAGATGAGCCAACATCCGGGCTTGATCCGCAGTCCTCAAGGGAATTTGATGAGCTTATTTTAAGCCTTAAAGAAGGGCTAAATTTAAGTATAGTTATGGTTACGCACGATAAAGAAAGTATGAGAAATACCCTTGATAGATTTTTGATTTTACAAAATAGGCAAATAGCCTTCATGGGAACTCATGAGGAGCTTTTAAAGCAAGATAAAGAACTTTACAATAAATTTATGGGGTAG